Proteins encoded together in one Maricaulis maris window:
- a CDS encoding DUF1365 domain-containing protein has product MKPCPASLLVGQVGHTRRTPRHHSLRYRMASVLLDIDGPEAPPSRGWVFGFNRPALVSLQTRDYGPGDRPLREWVETRLREAGLNEPVGRIQLLAAPRILGLAFNPVSVFFAHAPSGKLIGLIFEVSNFHNGRCAYAFPVGAQGDADEAVRFQTSKRFFVSPFNPVDGEYQFRLGRDQDSYRLGIQFIREGEVVLSAVHTARMEPLEPAALRHAAGLVATNTARIFFGILWEALRLRLKGLTMFAPRRGTIDTMPGRH; this is encoded by the coding sequence ATGAAACCTTGCCCCGCCTCCCTCCTTGTCGGCCAGGTCGGACACACCCGACGCACGCCCCGGCATCACAGCCTGCGCTATCGAATGGCCTCCGTGCTGCTCGATATCGACGGGCCGGAGGCACCGCCATCACGCGGCTGGGTGTTCGGCTTCAATCGACCGGCCCTGGTAAGCCTGCAAACCCGGGACTACGGGCCGGGCGACAGACCGTTGCGCGAGTGGGTCGAGACGCGCCTCAGGGAGGCCGGCCTGAACGAGCCGGTCGGACGCATCCAGCTCCTGGCGGCACCACGCATTCTCGGCCTGGCCTTCAATCCCGTCTCGGTGTTTTTCGCCCATGCGCCGAGCGGCAAGTTGATCGGCCTCATCTTCGAGGTCAGCAATTTTCACAATGGCCGCTGTGCCTATGCCTTCCCGGTTGGCGCGCAGGGCGACGCAGATGAAGCCGTGCGCTTCCAGACGTCCAAGCGGTTCTTTGTTTCACCCTTCAACCCGGTGGACGGCGAGTACCAGTTCCGTCTGGGCCGGGACCAGGACAGTTATCGACTGGGCATCCAGTTCATCCGCGAGGGCGAGGTCGTCCTGAGTGCCGTTCACACGGCCCGGATGGAGCCGCTCGAGCCCGCCGCCCTGCGGCACGCGGCCGGACTTGTCGCGACCAATACGGCTCGCATTTTTTTTGGTATCCTGTGGGAAGCGCTCAGATTGCGCCTGAAAGGGCTGACGATGTTTGCGCCTCGTCGCGGGACCATTGACACCATGCCGGGGAGGCATTGA
- a CDS encoding NAD(P)/FAD-dependent oxidoreductase, translating to MSNETHRRIAIIGSGIAGLSAAWRLSQNHEVTLFEAADRLGGHANTARITLEGTEFGVDTGFIVYNPKNYPNFIEMLDQLGVETAESDMSFAASIGNGGFEYSSNPSGLFAQRRNLLRPRMWRMIADILRLNRHAREPDSAETTLTLDEFLQQKGYSRAFREDHILPMCAAIWSSPVDQMRGFPAGAFFRFFLNHGLLQLTDRPLWRTIAGGSQSYVRALADAIKGTIALNAPVRAITRTADGVSLTLGDGSTAVFDDVVMACHSDQALAMVADADAEETALLSAIRYRPNTAVLHTDTRLMPRRRSAWASWNYLERRRGDTNEISLTYWMNRLQPLPVETPVLVTLNPQTEIDPERILRTDQYDHPVFDRAAIDAQSAIGAIQGRGGLWYCGAWLGSGFHEDGLQSGLLVAEALGAPARGWSHAEMNARIAWPEHKGAGATEQVAVAAE from the coding sequence ATGTCCAATGAGACCCATCGCCGCATCGCCATCATCGGTTCCGGCATAGCCGGCCTGAGCGCCGCGTGGCGCCTGTCGCAGAACCATGAAGTGACACTCTTCGAGGCCGCTGACCGTCTCGGTGGTCACGCCAACACGGCCCGGATCACCCTCGAGGGAACGGAATTCGGCGTCGACACGGGTTTCATCGTCTATAACCCGAAAAACTATCCGAACTTCATTGAAATGCTGGACCAGCTAGGCGTCGAGACCGCGGAGAGCGACATGTCGTTCGCGGCCTCCATCGGCAATGGCGGATTCGAATACTCCTCCAACCCGTCCGGCCTGTTCGCACAGCGCCGCAACCTGCTACGCCCGCGCATGTGGCGCATGATCGCCGACATCCTGCGCCTCAACCGCCATGCCCGCGAACCCGACAGCGCCGAGACCACCCTGACGCTCGACGAGTTCCTTCAGCAGAAAGGCTATTCGCGGGCCTTCCGCGAGGACCACATCCTGCCGATGTGCGCAGCCATCTGGTCGTCCCCGGTTGACCAGATGCGCGGCTTCCCGGCCGGTGCCTTTTTCCGCTTCTTCCTCAATCACGGCCTTTTGCAACTCACCGACCGGCCGCTCTGGCGGACCATTGCCGGAGGCAGCCAGTCCTATGTCCGTGCCCTGGCCGACGCGATCAAGGGCACGATCGCGCTGAACGCGCCGGTCCGCGCCATCACCCGAACCGCCGATGGCGTGTCGCTGACACTTGGCGATGGCAGCACGGCGGTTTTCGACGACGTCGTGATGGCCTGTCATTCCGACCAGGCCCTGGCCATGGTCGCCGACGCCGATGCCGAGGAGACGGCGCTGCTATCCGCCATCCGCTACCGGCCCAATACGGCTGTCCTTCATACGGATACCCGGCTTATGCCGCGGCGGCGCTCGGCCTGGGCGAGCTGGAACTATCTCGAGCGTCGTCGTGGCGACACCAATGAGATCAGCCTGACCTACTGGATGAATCGCCTGCAGCCGCTGCCGGTCGAGACCCCGGTCCTGGTCACCCTCAATCCCCAGACCGAAATCGATCCGGAGCGTATCCTGCGTACCGACCAGTATGACCATCCAGTCTTCGACCGGGCCGCGATCGACGCCCAGTCCGCGATCGGTGCCATTCAGGGTCGTGGCGGTTTGTGGTATTGTGGCGCTTGGCTCGGATCAGGCTTCCACGAAGACGGTTTGCAGTCCGGCCTGCTGGTCGCTGAAGCGCTTGGCGCCCCGGCGCGAGGCTGGTCACACGCGGAGATGAATGCCCGCATCGCCTGGCCCGAGCACAAGGGCGCTGGCGCAACGGAACAGGTCGCAGTCGCCGCAGAATGA
- a CDS encoding SAM-dependent methyltransferase: MDAYSNKSEARAGQPSYLQAFAAKQITNALSGLTSFRLRVELPGGYRFMVGPEQAETAADWTIHRWNALLRIAASGVLGFSEGFVNDEWRTTNLPALLTALAQELDKVSAARGNRGPSRLLARVQHWMNANTRRGSRRNISFHYDLGNAFYQQWLDESMTYSSAIYEADDESLADAQARKYRRICESLQLKPGDRILEIGCGWGGFAEVAIRDFGCHVTGLTLSKEQLDFAQARLEAAGLSDQADLRLQDYRDVDEHFDAIASIEMFEAVGEAHWPVYFRQLQACLKPGGRAALQVITIRESDFEDYKSSVDFIQKYVFPGGMLPPVPHLEALAVEAGLAPIDSKMFADGYARTLSAWHRAYRASWPDIEAMGFDDRFDRIWQFYLAYCEAGFRTGRIDVGQFVYAKPEHDAV; encoded by the coding sequence ATGGACGCGTACAGTAACAAGAGTGAGGCCCGAGCGGGTCAACCGTCATACCTGCAGGCCTTTGCGGCGAAGCAGATCACGAACGCGTTGTCCGGCCTGACATCCTTCCGTCTGCGCGTGGAGTTGCCGGGTGGCTATCGCTTCATGGTCGGGCCGGAGCAGGCCGAGACTGCCGCCGACTGGACAATCCATCGCTGGAATGCCTTGCTGCGGATCGCGGCGAGTGGCGTTCTCGGCTTCTCGGAAGGCTTCGTGAATGACGAGTGGCGGACCACCAATCTGCCCGCGCTGCTGACCGCGCTCGCCCAGGAACTCGACAAGGTTTCAGCAGCGCGCGGCAATCGCGGCCCGAGCCGGTTGCTCGCCCGGGTGCAGCACTGGATGAACGCCAATACGCGTCGGGGTAGTCGCCGCAATATTTCCTTCCACTATGATCTTGGTAACGCCTTCTATCAGCAGTGGCTGGATGAAAGCATGACCTACTCCTCGGCGATCTATGAAGCCGATGATGAGAGCCTTGCCGACGCCCAGGCCCGCAAATATCGCCGGATCTGTGAGAGCCTGCAGCTCAAGCCCGGCGACCGGATTCTCGAAATCGGGTGCGGCTGGGGCGGATTTGCCGAGGTCGCCATCCGCGACTTCGGGTGCCACGTCACGGGGCTCACCCTGTCGAAGGAGCAACTCGATTTCGCACAGGCCCGGCTCGAGGCCGCGGGGCTGTCGGACCAGGCTGATCTGCGGCTTCAGGACTACCGGGATGTCGACGAGCACTTCGATGCGATCGCCTCGATCGAGATGTTTGAAGCCGTCGGGGAAGCCCACTGGCCGGTCTATTTCCGCCAGCTTCAGGCCTGTCTCAAGCCGGGAGGCCGCGCCGCGCTGCAGGTCATCACCATCCGCGAGAGCGATTTCGAGGACTACAAGTCATCGGTCGACTTCATCCAGAAATACGTCTTCCCCGGCGGCATGCTGCCACCCGTTCCGCACCTTGAAGCCCTGGCCGTCGAGGCCGGCCTGGCTCCGATCGACAGCAAGATGTTCGCCGACGGCTATGCCCGAACCCTGTCCGCCTGGCATCGGGCCTATCGCGCGAGCTGGCCGGATATCGAGGCGATGGGCTTCGACGACCGCTTTGACCGGATCTGGCAATTCTACCTCGCCTATTGCGAGGCCGGATTCCGGACCGGTCGCATCGATGTCGGGCAATTTGTCTATGCCAAGCCGGAGCATGACGCCGTCTAG